A section of the Clostridia bacterium genome encodes:
- a CDS encoding ABC transporter permease, translated as MISLDFVLKFIVAAVAAGTPLLFGTVGEILSEKVGHLNLGVEGMMSIGALTGFMAGYASHNLALSMIAAFLGGMVSALIYAVLTIGFMANQNVIGLTLTIFGVGFANFVGVYMVGKTTSNTWQLSSDLIAQMKSIHIPLLSDVPVVGKLIFSYDPFTYTGIVIALICGWYLFKTKAGLNTQAIGENPAAADAASIGVTKWKFINILIGGGICGIGGAYCSMIINGGVWISDCVGGLGWISVALVIFAAWRPQTAILGSFIFGALRVLKYYVPSVIPIAFFNMLPFIITAAVLLIASIRGDKGSHIPENLGFNYFREDR; from the coding sequence ATGATATCTCTTGATTTTGTTTTAAAATTCATCGTCGCCGCGGTAGCCGCGGGAACGCCGCTTTTATTCGGTACGGTGGGCGAGATACTCTCCGAAAAGGTGGGACACCTTAACTTAGGCGTAGAGGGCATGATGTCCATAGGCGCGCTTACCGGCTTTATGGCGGGCTACGCAAGCCATAATCTTGCGCTTTCGATGATAGCCGCCTTTTTGGGCGGCATGGTCTCGGCGCTCATATACGCCGTGCTCACCATAGGCTTTATGGCAAACCAGAACGTAATAGGTCTTACGCTTACGATATTCGGCGTGGGCTTCGCAAATTTCGTGGGCGTATACATGGTGGGAAAAACGACGAGCAACACATGGCAGCTCTCTTCTGACCTTATAGCGCAGATGAAGAGCATACACATCCCGCTTCTTTCCGACGTGCCCGTTGTGGGCAAGCTCATTTTCTCATACGACCCGTTCACATATACGGGCATAGTCATAGCGCTCATATGCGGCTGGTATCTTTTTAAAACGAAGGCCGGCTTAAATACGCAGGCGATAGGCGAAAACCCGGCGGCGGCCGACGCCGCTTCCATCGGGGTAACGAAGTGGAAATTTATAAACATACTTATAGGCGGCGGCATATGCGGCATAGGCGGAGCATACTGCTCTATGATAATAAACGGCGGCGTGTGGATATCCGACTGCGTCGGCGGCCTGGGCTGGATATCGGTAGCTTTGGTAATATTCGCCGCATGGCGGCCTCAAACGGCCATTTTGGGCAGCTTTATTTTCGGCGCGCTTCGTGTGCTCAAATACTACGTGCCCTCCGTCATTCCGATAGCGTTTTTCAATATGCTTCCGTTCATCATAACGGCGGCCGTGCTGCTCATAGCGTCGATACGCGGCGACAAGGGAAGCCACATACCGGAAAACCTGGGCTTCAACTATTTCAGAGAAGACAGATAA
- a CDS encoding ABC transporter permease, with protein MQAKKREPLLRIVKHAELSRTQSFLLRILAVVVALAVGGIFIASIGYDPFEIYKTMVTGCFRSVMAFQATVKFTIPMCISALGVTLAFKMKFWNIGGEGQLIMGAVFASYFALFCSGLPHVVLVVIMFAAGFVGGGIWGLIPALCREKWGTNETLFTLMLNYIALYIVAYLRDGPWRDPEAAGFNKIARFSSNSQLDKVAGIHMGWIVMLVLVVAVFIYLNRTKQGYEIGVVGESRDTARYAGINVKRVVIRTMALSGGIAGIAGMIQATGADATLSTGVANGVGFTGIIIAWLAQLNPIAALVVSFAFGILEKGSSVIQSSFGLSTACADVLQGIILFFIMAIEFFVRYKIVFAGHREKKLKAPKAETKEAVKK; from the coding sequence ATGCAGGCTAAAAAAAGAGAGCCGCTTTTAAGGATAGTAAAGCATGCCGAGCTTTCGCGCACGCAGAGCTTTCTTCTTCGCATCCTTGCGGTAGTCGTGGCGCTCGCGGTCGGCGGCATATTCATAGCCTCGATAGGCTATGATCCCTTTGAGATATACAAAACTATGGTCACGGGCTGCTTTCGCTCGGTGATGGCGTTTCAGGCTACGGTAAAATTCACCATTCCGATGTGCATATCGGCGCTCGGAGTAACGCTTGCGTTCAAGATGAAGTTTTGGAACATCGGCGGCGAGGGGCAGCTTATCATGGGCGCCGTCTTCGCATCGTATTTCGCGCTCTTCTGTTCGGGGCTTCCGCATGTCGTGCTGGTTGTGATAATGTTTGCGGCGGGCTTTGTAGGCGGCGGCATATGGGGCCTTATTCCGGCGCTCTGCCGTGAGAAGTGGGGCACGAACGAAACGCTTTTTACGCTGATGTTAAATTACATCGCGCTCTATATCGTCGCATACCTCCGAGACGGCCCCTGGCGCGATCCCGAGGCGGCGGGCTTTAACAAAATAGCGCGCTTTTCATCGAATTCACAGCTCGACAAGGTCGCAGGCATACATATGGGCTGGATAGTCATGCTCGTGCTCGTTGTGGCGGTCTTTATTTATCTTAACAGAACGAAGCAGGGCTATGAGATAGGCGTAGTGGGCGAGAGCCGCGACACGGCGAGATATGCCGGGATAAACGTAAAGCGCGTAGTTATAAGAACGATGGCGCTTTCGGGCGGCATAGCCGGTATAGCCGGCATGATACAGGCGACGGGCGCCGACGCTACCTTGAGCACCGGCGTTGCAAACGGCGTGGGCTTTACGGGAATAATAATTGCGTGGCTTGCGCAGCTTAATCCCATAGCGGCGCTTGTGGTGTCGTTCGCGTTCGGCATACTTGAAAAGGGTTCGAGCGTAATACAGTCGTCGTTCGGCCTTTCCACCGCCTGCGCCGACGTGCTTCAGGGCATAATACTCTTCTTTATCATGGCGATAGAATTTTTTGTAAGATACAAGATAGTATTTGCGGGACACAGGGAGAAAAAGCTCAAGGCGCCGAAGGCCGAAACAAAGGAGGCGGTAAAGAAATGA
- a CDS encoding ABC transporter ATP-binding protein, whose protein sequence is MSGEVKCAIRCEKISKVFGNVIANDKIDLELNYGEILALLGENGSGKTTLMNMISGIYHPDEGTIYVNEKPVSIQSPMDAQKLGIGMIHQHFKLVKIFSAMENIELGTPGKKLPPKVLKKRVSELCEKYGLETDPEKPVHEMSVSEKQTVEILKILYRGANILILDEPTAVLTPQETEKLFEILRHMRAAGCAIIIITHKLNEVLSISDRVTILRKGKSFGTVKTAEVDVSKLTELMVGRRVSLEIERPKTDTDEEVLKTVDLTVMRPDGSTALDDVSFHINGGEILGVAGIAGSGQKELCETIAGLIAPKKGAILYKKENIAGKTPRELIDRGISMSFVPEDRLGMGLVAGMGMTDNMLLKTYTRGKGAFIDRAPARKMAERLVDKFSIVTAGIETPVRMMSGGNVQKVLLGREIESSPDLIITAYPVRGLDINSSYLVYDLLNEQKKKGVAVLYIGEDLDVLLQLCDRIMVLCHGKVTGVVDAEAVTKDQIGLMMTGEKWEEVREYAG, encoded by the coding sequence ATGAGCGGTGAAGTAAAATGCGCCATAAGGTGCGAAAAGATATCCAAGGTATTCGGAAACGTGATAGCGAACGACAAGATAGACCTTGAGCTAAACTACGGCGAGATACTTGCGCTTCTCGGCGAGAACGGAAGCGGAAAAACAACGCTTATGAACATGATATCGGGGATATATCATCCCGACGAGGGCACGATATATGTAAACGAAAAGCCCGTTTCGATACAAAGCCCCATGGACGCCCAAAAGCTTGGCATAGGCATGATACACCAGCATTTTAAGCTTGTTAAGATATTTTCCGCCATGGAGAATATCGAGCTCGGAACGCCGGGGAAAAAGCTGCCGCCGAAGGTCTTAAAAAAGCGCGTTTCGGAGCTTTGCGAAAAATACGGCCTTGAAACAGACCCCGAAAAGCCGGTACACGAGATGAGCGTATCCGAAAAACAGACGGTGGAGATACTGAAAATACTCTACCGCGGCGCGAATATACTCATTTTGGACGAGCCTACGGCGGTGCTCACGCCGCAGGAGACGGAAAAGCTTTTTGAGATACTCAGGCACATGCGCGCCGCCGGATGCGCGATAATAATAATAACGCATAAACTGAACGAAGTGCTCTCGATATCCGACAGGGTAACGATACTTAGAAAGGGCAAAAGCTTCGGCACCGTAAAGACGGCCGAGGTGGACGTTTCAAAGCTTACGGAGCTTATGGTGGGGCGTCGTGTCTCTTTGGAGATAGAGCGTCCGAAAACGGATACTGACGAAGAGGTATTAAAAACCGTAGATCTCACCGTTATGCGCCCCGACGGAAGCACAGCGCTCGACGACGTGAGCTTTCATATAAACGGCGGCGAGATACTGGGAGTTGCCGGCATTGCCGGAAGCGGGCAAAAGGAGCTTTGCGAGACGATAGCCGGTCTTATCGCTCCGAAGAAGGGCGCGATACTTTATAAAAAAGAGAATATAGCGGGTAAGACCCCGCGCGAGCTTATCGACCGCGGCATATCAATGAGCTTTGTGCCGGAGGACAGGCTTGGCATGGGGCTGGTCGCCGGCATGGGAATGACCGACAATATGCTCCTTAAAACTTATACTCGCGGCAAGGGCGCATTCATTGACCGCGCGCCCGCAAGAAAGATGGCCGAGCGCCTCGTTGACAAATTCAGCATCGTCACGGCGGGCATTGAAACGCCCGTAAGGATGATGTCGGGCGGAAACGTGCAGAAGGTTTTGCTCGGGCGCGAGATAGAGTCAAGTCCCGACCTGATAATAACGGCGTATCCCGTAAGGGGACTTGATATAAATTCAAGCTACCTCGTTTACGATCTTTTAAACGAGCAGAAGAAAAAGGGCGTCGCCGTTTTATACATAGGCGAGGACCTTGACGTGCTTTTGCAGCTCTGCGACAGGATAATGGTGCTCTGCCACGGAAAGGTAACGGGCGTCGTTGACGCCGAGGCAGTTACAAAGGATCAGATAGGCCTTATGATGACGGGCGAAAAGTGGGAGGAGGTACGCGAATATGCAGGCTAA
- a CDS encoding BMP family ABC transporter substrate-binding protein, which yields MNVKKILALVCALAVMLLAFAGCSSQKSDDGAQGAETESEQTETAAGVAVENIKVGVIHIGDPATGSGYTYTHDQGIVAMQKELGLSDEQIIRKNNIDDSDATAIENAMRECVEEGCNIIFATSWGYMDTCEALAEEYPDVFFSHGTGYKSNGKNFNNYFGRIYEARYLSGIAAGLKTRTGKVGYVSAQGVENGECTSGIDAFAMGVAAVNPDAVVEVKITNSWYDPEGEGQAAQALIDDGCDVIAQHCDTNNPQIVARDNGVWGVGYNSDMTAEVGDSVLTSVVWNWGAYYTQAVKNVMDGTWVIGEKVDNYYGSMADGLCNITDLSTEAAEGTEDAINAAAAAIIDGSFDVFTGTYTDAAGNMIGCDGAMETNDGSVLEVDGTNYAAITAYYKNVIVK from the coding sequence ATGAATGTAAAAAAGATCCTGGCTCTTGTGTGCGCATTGGCCGTGATGCTTCTTGCGTTCGCGGGATGCTCATCGCAAAAAAGCGACGACGGCGCACAGGGCGCAGAGACTGAAAGCGAACAGACAGAGACGGCGGCAGGCGTAGCCGTTGAGAACATCAAGGTGGGCGTTATCCACATAGGCGACCCCGCAACGGGATCGGGCTATACCTATACCCACGATCAGGGCATAGTGGCGATGCAGAAGGAGCTCGGTCTTTCCGACGAGCAGATAATAAGAAAGAACAACATAGACGACTCCGACGCTACGGCTATAGAGAACGCCATGAGAGAGTGCGTTGAAGAGGGCTGCAACATAATCTTTGCAACCTCCTGGGGATACATGGACACCTGCGAGGCTCTGGCCGAGGAGTATCCCGACGTATTCTTCTCCCACGGCACGGGCTATAAGTCGAACGGCAAAAACTTCAACAACTATTTCGGACGCATATATGAGGCGCGCTACCTCTCCGGCATAGCGGCAGGACTAAAGACCCGGACGGGCAAGGTAGGCTACGTTTCGGCGCAGGGCGTTGAAAACGGCGAGTGCACCTCCGGTATAGACGCGTTCGCAATGGGCGTTGCGGCAGTAAATCCCGACGCGGTAGTAGAGGTAAAGATCACGAATTCGTGGTACGACCCCGAGGGCGAAGGACAGGCGGCACAGGCGCTTATCGACGACGGCTGCGACGTTATCGCACAGCACTGCGACACGAATAACCCGCAGATAGTTGCAAGAGACAACGGCGTATGGGGCGTAGGCTACAACTCCGACATGACGGCCGAAGTGGGCGACAGCGTACTTACGAGCGTCGTATGGAACTGGGGCGCATACTACACTCAGGCAGTAAAGAACGTAATGGACGGCACTTGGGTGATAGGCGAGAAGGTAGACAACTACTACGGCTCGATGGCAGACGGCCTTTGCAACATAACCGATCTTTCTACAGAGGCTGCTGAAGGCACCGAGGACGCGATAAACGCGGCTGCGGCGGCGATAATAGACGGTTCGTTCGACGTATTCACCGGCACGTACACCGACGCGGCGGGCAATATGATAGGCTGCGACGGCGCTATGGAGACGAACGACGGCTCCGTTTTAGAGGTAGACGGCACGAATTACGCCGCTATAACGGCATACTACAAGAATGTAATTGTTAAATAA
- a CDS encoding xanthine phosphoribosyltransferase has translation MDLLKEYILKYGSVREGNILKVDAFLNHNMDISLFCEMGKEFYRLFGRENVTKILTIEASGIGIACIAAQYFGVPVIFAKKSESKNLDGELYSSPVESFTKGRVYDVRVSKKFLLKSDRVLIIDDLLAVGNALRGLIDICAQAGAHVVGAGIAIEKGFQGGGDALRREGVRVESLAVIESMNEGKIVFRS, from the coding sequence ATGGATCTTTTAAAGGAATATATTCTTAAATACGGCTCCGTAAGAGAGGGCAATATATTAAAGGTAGACGCCTTTTTAAATCACAATATGGACATAAGTCTTTTTTGTGAGATGGGAAAGGAGTTTTACCGTCTTTTCGGGCGCGAAAACGTAACGAAGATACTCACCATAGAGGCGTCGGGCATTGGCATAGCCTGCATCGCGGCGCAGTATTTCGGCGTGCCCGTTATATTCGCAAAAAAATCGGAGAGCAAAAATTTAGACGGCGAGCTTTATTCAAGCCCCGTGGAGTCGTTTACGAAGGGCAGAGTTTACGATGTGCGCGTATCGAAAAAGTTTCTACTAAAAAGCGACAGGGTGCTTATAATAGACGACCTGCTCGCGGTGGGAAACGCCCTTAGGGGCCTTATCGACATATGCGCCCAGGCCGGCGCGCACGTTGTCGGCGCGGGCATAGCCATTGAAAAGGGCTTTCAGGGCGGCGGAGACGCGCTTAGGAGAGAAGGCGTGAGAGTAGAGTCGCTTGCCGTGATAGAAAGCATGAACGAGGGGAAAATAGTATTTCGCAGTTAG
- the rpmE gene encoding 50S ribosomal protein L31: MKADIHPKYGKAVIKCACGEVIETMSTKPEIKVEVCSKCHPYYTGKQKLVDSGGRVDRFNKRFNLAGK, encoded by the coding sequence ATGAAAGCAGATATCCATCCGAAATACGGGAAGGCAGTTATTAAATGCGCATGCGGAGAAGTTATCGAAACTATGTCCACAAAGCCTGAGATCAAGGTTGAAGTATGTTCAAAGTGCCATCCTTACTATACAGGTAAGCAGAAGCTCGTTGACAGCGGCGGCCGCGTTGACAGGTTCAATAAGAGATTTAATCTTGCAGGCAAATAA